A single genomic interval of Sceloporus undulatus isolate JIND9_A2432 ecotype Alabama chromosome 2, SceUnd_v1.1, whole genome shotgun sequence harbors:
- the LOC121924269 gene encoding zinc finger and SCAN domain-containing protein 23-like isoform X2, producing the protein MDPEQRNPPETQLQAVFKQGMSLCMKMEEQEQGSLRPWERLAGEGKCSLGLHVEGVQDGGFLQKRSREPIKQEPEEGLLQHWDAQWQEFLKTVDSPLSGWGATPLPKEPTPWDDTQAFLVAFEQVAEACQWPKEEWVTRLLPALSGEAEQAFGRLDLKDKEDYGKVKAAILRQDALARERWCHRFRHFCYQEAEGPRGAYSRLREVCHQWLKVKKHTKEQILELLILEQFLTILPPEIQSWVREVGPENCSQAVALAEDYLQMQRETEMQEKQMSFGEASSEEPSFESRQVVTDTGQRQQYQEARLEGEHGDTCSQDYAQEEEGEKQSDPPARFESEEPSQKRVSETHKVGDAIEDQTELKSHQRGHLRDRTREMIPCATSEKSLGEAAAQSQGICGDLGERLEWDSGLIKYEEMNIQELIYQGEKEKVLHCQEHHLLRHVRGKPYQCSYCGKTFSRRSHLVTHERTHTGEKPYECSYCGKTFIQSSHLVLHERTHTEMSEE; encoded by the exons ATGGATCCAGAACAGAGAAACCCGCCAGAAACCCAGCTCCAAGCTGTGTTCAAACAAGGGATGTCCCTCTGCATGAAAATGGAGGAGCAAGAGCAAGGAAGCCTAAGGCCATGGGAAAGATTAGCAGGAGAAGGAAAATGTTCCCTTGGCCTCCATGTTGAGGGTGTCCAAGATGGGGGATTCCTCCAGAAGAGATCCAGAGAACCAATTAAACAGGAACCAGAGGAAGGGTTACTTCAGCACTGGGATGCCCAGTGGCAGGAGTTTTTGAAGACAGTGGATTCCCCTCTCTCAGGCTGGGGAGCCACCCCATTGCCCAAGGAGCCCACACCGTGGGATGACACCCAGGCCTTCCTGGTGGCCTTTGAGCAAGTGGCTGAGGCCTGCCAGTGGCCCAAGGAAGAGTGGGTGACCCGTCTCCTGCCGGCCCTCAGTGGAGAAGCCGAGCAAGCCTTTGGCAGGTTGGATCTCAAAGACAAAGAGGATTATGGGAAGGTgaaggcagccattttgagacagGACGCTCTGGCCAGGGAGCGTTGGTGCCACCGTTTCCGACATTTCTGCTACCAGGAGGCTGAAGGGCCAAGAGGTGCTTACAGCCGTCTCCGGGAAGTTTGTCACCAGTGGCTCAAAGTGAAAAAACACACCAAGGAGCAGATTCTGGAGCTGCTGATCTTGGAGCAGTTCCTGACCATCCTGCCACCAGAAATCCAGAGTTGGGTGCGAGAGGTTGGGCCAGAGAATTGCTCCCAGGCGGTGGCCCTGGCTGAGGATTATCTGCAGATGCAAAGAGAAACAGAGATGCAGGAAAAGCAG atGTCATTTGGAGAGGCATCATCTGAGGAACCAAGCTTCGAATCAAGGCAGGTTGTGACTGACACAGGACAGAGGCAGCAGTATCAGGAGGCCAGGCTTGAGGGCGAGCATGGAGATACTTGCTCACAAG ATTATGCACAAGAGGAAGAGGGTGAGAAGCAAAGTGACCCACCTGCAAGATTTGAATCTGAGGAGCCCTCCCAAAAAAGAGTTTCCGAGACTCATAAAGTAGGGGATGCCATTGAGGATCAAACTGAACTGAAGAGTCACCAAAGGGGACATCTGAGGGACAGGACAAGGGAAATGATCCCATGTGCAACAAGTGAGAAATCTCTtggggaagctgcagcacagTCACAAGGAATATGTGGTGATCTAGGAGAAAGATTGGAATGGGATTCAGGCCTTATAAAATATGAAGAGATGAATATACAGGAACTCATTTACCAAGGTGAGAAGGAGAAAGTTTTGCACTGTCAGGAGCACCACCTCCTGAGACATGTGAGGGGAAAACCGTACCAGTGTTCCTATTGTGGGAAGACTTTCAGCCGCAGGTCGCACCTAGTGACACATGAGAGGACTCACACGGGAGAAAAACCCTACGAATGCTCATACTGTGGGAAGACCTTCATCCAGAGCTCCCACCTCGTCCTCCATGAGAGGACCCACACAG AAATGAGTGAAGAGTAG
- the LOC121924269 gene encoding zinc finger and SCAN domain-containing protein 31-like isoform X1, whose translation MDPEQRNPPETQLQAVFKQGMSLCMKMEEQEQGSLRPWERLAGEGKCSLGLHVEGVQDGGFLQKRSREPIKQEPEEGLLQHWDAQWQEFLKTVDSPLSGWGATPLPKEPTPWDDTQAFLVAFEQVAEACQWPKEEWVTRLLPALSGEAEQAFGRLDLKDKEDYGKVKAAILRQDALARERWCHRFRHFCYQEAEGPRGAYSRLREVCHQWLKVKKHTKEQILELLILEQFLTILPPEIQSWVREVGPENCSQAVALAEDYLQMQRETEMQEKQMSFGEASSEEPSFESRQVVTDTGQRQQYQEARLEGEHGDTCSQDYAQEEEGEKQSDPPARFESEEPSQKRVSETHKVGDAIEDQTELKSHQRGHLRDRTREMIPCATSEKSLGEAAAQSQGICGDLGERLEWDSGLIKYEEMNIQELIYQGEKEKVLHCQEHHLLRHVRGKPYQCSYCGKTFSRRSHLVTHERTHTGEKPYECSYCGKTFIQSSHLVLHERTHTGEKPYKCCTCGKSFSSTSNLLAHGRTHTGEKPYKCVVCEKGFISRSHLKRHRRNHSSEKPPSGRYGAGESLCLN comes from the exons ATGGATCCAGAACAGAGAAACCCGCCAGAAACCCAGCTCCAAGCTGTGTTCAAACAAGGGATGTCCCTCTGCATGAAAATGGAGGAGCAAGAGCAAGGAAGCCTAAGGCCATGGGAAAGATTAGCAGGAGAAGGAAAATGTTCCCTTGGCCTCCATGTTGAGGGTGTCCAAGATGGGGGATTCCTCCAGAAGAGATCCAGAGAACCAATTAAACAGGAACCAGAGGAAGGGTTACTTCAGCACTGGGATGCCCAGTGGCAGGAGTTTTTGAAGACAGTGGATTCCCCTCTCTCAGGCTGGGGAGCCACCCCATTGCCCAAGGAGCCCACACCGTGGGATGACACCCAGGCCTTCCTGGTGGCCTTTGAGCAAGTGGCTGAGGCCTGCCAGTGGCCCAAGGAAGAGTGGGTGACCCGTCTCCTGCCGGCCCTCAGTGGAGAAGCCGAGCAAGCCTTTGGCAGGTTGGATCTCAAAGACAAAGAGGATTATGGGAAGGTgaaggcagccattttgagacagGACGCTCTGGCCAGGGAGCGTTGGTGCCACCGTTTCCGACATTTCTGCTACCAGGAGGCTGAAGGGCCAAGAGGTGCTTACAGCCGTCTCCGGGAAGTTTGTCACCAGTGGCTCAAAGTGAAAAAACACACCAAGGAGCAGATTCTGGAGCTGCTGATCTTGGAGCAGTTCCTGACCATCCTGCCACCAGAAATCCAGAGTTGGGTGCGAGAGGTTGGGCCAGAGAATTGCTCCCAGGCGGTGGCCCTGGCTGAGGATTATCTGCAGATGCAAAGAGAAACAGAGATGCAGGAAAAGCAG atGTCATTTGGAGAGGCATCATCTGAGGAACCAAGCTTCGAATCAAGGCAGGTTGTGACTGACACAGGACAGAGGCAGCAGTATCAGGAGGCCAGGCTTGAGGGCGAGCATGGAGATACTTGCTCACAAG ATTATGCACAAGAGGAAGAGGGTGAGAAGCAAAGTGACCCACCTGCAAGATTTGAATCTGAGGAGCCCTCCCAAAAAAGAGTTTCCGAGACTCATAAAGTAGGGGATGCCATTGAGGATCAAACTGAACTGAAGAGTCACCAAAGGGGACATCTGAGGGACAGGACAAGGGAAATGATCCCATGTGCAACAAGTGAGAAATCTCTtggggaagctgcagcacagTCACAAGGAATATGTGGTGATCTAGGAGAAAGATTGGAATGGGATTCAGGCCTTATAAAATATGAAGAGATGAATATACAGGAACTCATTTACCAAGGTGAGAAGGAGAAAGTTTTGCACTGTCAGGAGCACCACCTCCTGAGACATGTGAGGGGAAAACCGTACCAGTGTTCCTATTGTGGGAAGACTTTCAGCCGCAGGTCGCACCTAGTGACACATGAGAGGACTCACACGGGAGAAAAACCCTACGAATGCTCATACTGTGGGAAGACCTTCATCCAGAGCTCCCACCTCGTCCTCCATGAGAGGACCCACACAGGTGAGAAGCCTTATAAGTGTTGCAcctgtgggaagagcttcagcagCACCTCAAATCTTCTTGCCCATGGCcggacccacacaggggagaagccctacAAATGTGTGGTGTGTGAGAAGGGCTTCATCAGCAGGTCACACTTAAAACGGCACCGGAGGAATCACAGCAGTGAGAAGCCGCCATCAGGAAGATATGGTGCTGGGGAAAGCTTATGCTTGAACTAG